A portion of the Paenibacillus sp. PvR098 genome contains these proteins:
- a CDS encoding MATE family efflux transporter: MLVQKEKKMSLWLLAWPIFIEMFLQFLLGTADTLMVSHISDDAVAVVGISNQLFAAVNILFMAVASGAGILVAQKLGANKEEEARTIGIIGANVCLGIGVFLSVILYFGAGLIARMLQLPEALQPLGEIYISVVGGGMVFMAAMAALGTIIRNTGNTRSPMYIAMGMNVVHIVLNYVVIFGAFGFPPMGIEGVAWSTTISRLLGAVTMLVIYRKAFRQRIEWKDLRLFDKRLFKETMKLSWPLGVNMSSWCITQLVIFAFIAMIGAKELSARTYMNTMESLCFLIGYSIAMAGQIRIAHLYGSGEHQKSYRGAYQVLWIGLALVQANALLIYGFGNEAIRLFTTDPEIAALGVSLLAVNLLLQPAKMLNMAIGSALTAVGETRFIMIIGFISMWGVSVGLSYYLGIRLGWGLLGIYIAMILDELLRGGLVLYRWRSKRFMAEVHKEAPAQPAVRVT; encoded by the coding sequence ATGTTGGTGCAAAAGGAAAAGAAAATGTCGCTTTGGCTGCTCGCGTGGCCTATTTTTATCGAAATGTTCCTGCAGTTTCTGCTCGGAACCGCAGATACATTGATGGTGAGCCACATATCTGATGATGCTGTAGCGGTGGTGGGCATTTCCAATCAATTGTTTGCAGCTGTTAATATCTTGTTTATGGCGGTGGCCAGCGGAGCAGGTATACTTGTTGCACAAAAGCTTGGAGCGAATAAAGAAGAGGAAGCGCGAACCATTGGCATCATCGGCGCGAATGTTTGCTTGGGGATCGGTGTGTTTCTTAGTGTTATCCTCTACTTTGGAGCGGGGCTGATCGCCCGCATGCTGCAACTGCCTGAAGCATTGCAGCCGCTTGGTGAAATCTATATTTCCGTTGTCGGCGGGGGGATGGTGTTTATGGCGGCGATGGCTGCGCTGGGTACCATCATCCGTAACACCGGAAACACGCGAAGCCCTATGTACATAGCGATGGGAATGAATGTGGTTCACATTGTGCTCAACTACGTCGTCATCTTCGGTGCCTTTGGCTTTCCTCCAATGGGGATAGAAGGGGTCGCCTGGTCCACGACAATTAGCCGCTTGCTCGGTGCTGTGACGATGCTGGTCATTTATCGCAAGGCGTTTCGACAGCGGATTGAATGGAAGGATTTACGTTTATTTGATAAGCGATTGTTCAAGGAAACCATGAAATTGAGCTGGCCCCTAGGCGTGAATATGTCTTCTTGGTGCATTACGCAGCTGGTTATCTTTGCTTTTATTGCTATGATTGGAGCCAAGGAGCTGAGTGCCCGGACTTACATGAATACGATGGAATCTTTATGTTTTTTGATCGGCTACTCCATCGCTATGGCGGGGCAAATTCGCATCGCCCATTTATACGGTTCCGGTGAGCATCAGAAGTCTTATCGAGGTGCTTATCAGGTTTTGTGGATCGGACTTGCGCTGGTCCAAGCGAATGCTCTTCTGATCTATGGGTTTGGAAATGAAGCGATCCGATTGTTCACAACCGATCCGGAAATTGCAGCTCTGGGCGTATCCCTACTGGCGGTTAATCTGCTACTTCAGCCGGCCAAGATGCTCAATATGGCTATCGGAAGCGCGTTGACTGCTGTTGGAGAAACCCGGTTTATCATGATCATTGGATTTATTTCGATGTGGGGCGTTTCCGTAGGACTCTCTTATTATCTGGGGATACGGCTGGGTTGGGGCTTGCTCGGTATCTATATTGCGATGATTCTCGATGAATTATTGCGCGGGGGGCTTGTTCTGTACCGCTGGAGGTCAAAAAGGTTTATGGCTGAAGTCCATAAAGAAGCACCGGCTCAACCGGCAGTGAGGGTAACATAA
- a CDS encoding AraC family transcriptional regulator produces MSILQFTAPPLPYYIVSDYTLFQPGQKHLNRRNIGVFDLLVVTSGCIYIGEEDQRYEISAGHALILRPDRYHYPTEACRAETRYYWLHFNTTGSWGSTESADAAPQGEATNFSTYTMQTFTMAIPQFVKLLQPTSVYDMLQQLTELERKSHNNWARWKHQLMFQNILEQLNASFDLRAVMPGTNVADRAASYLRMHYKEDITAQTLGEAMNFHPVYIARCMQKEFGCSPFEYLMRYRLEQAKLLLLQTDLQIARIAEDVGFHQPSYFSSSFTKYEGLSPREYRRGFRNI; encoded by the coding sequence ATGTCCATACTTCAATTTACGGCCCCGCCATTGCCGTACTATATTGTCAGTGATTACACTTTATTTCAGCCCGGACAAAAGCATTTGAATCGGCGGAACATCGGAGTTTTTGATTTGCTGGTAGTCACAAGCGGTTGTATTTATATAGGGGAGGAAGACCAGCGCTACGAAATTTCGGCAGGTCATGCGCTCATTCTCCGTCCTGACCGATATCATTACCCGACGGAAGCGTGCCGTGCGGAAACAAGGTATTACTGGCTCCATTTCAATACGACCGGTAGTTGGGGAAGCACCGAGAGTGCGGATGCAGCACCGCAAGGGGAAGCTACGAATTTCAGCACTTATACAATGCAAACCTTTACAATGGCGATCCCTCAATTTGTTAAGCTGCTGCAGCCGACATCCGTATACGACATGCTTCAACAGCTAACCGAGCTGGAGCGCAAATCTCATAACAACTGGGCGCGTTGGAAGCATCAGCTAATGTTTCAAAACATCCTCGAGCAGTTGAATGCCTCTTTTGATTTACGTGCGGTGATGCCCGGGACGAATGTTGCGGACCGAGCCGCCTCTTACCTGCGCATGCATTATAAAGAGGATATTACAGCGCAAACTCTCGGGGAGGCGATGAACTTTCACCCTGTTTATATTGCGCGCTGTATGCAGAAGGAGTTCGGCTGCTCTCCATTCGAATATCTCATGAGGTACCGATTGGAGCAAGCCAAGCTGCTTCTCCTCCAAACCGATCTGCAAATCGCCCGGATCGCTGAGGATGTCGGTTTTCACCAGCCTTCCTACTTCAGCTCCAGCTTTACTAAATACGAAGGCCTCTCGCCCCGAGAATACCGTAGAGGATTTCGGAATATCTAA
- a CDS encoding zinc-binding dehydrogenase, which yields MKALVLNEPGKPDTLTITELPLPKPGTGEIRVRVGAASLNPIDYKVSLNGHPDWVYPFVLGVDVAGTIDEIGEGVTNWSVGDRIVYHGNFSKPGGYAEYSVTTAHTVAAVPDGISFVEAAAFPCAGLTAYQALHRKMHMQKGHSILIHAGAGGVGGYAIQLAKAFGASNIMTTASPGSLDYVKTLGAHVVIDYNNENVHDRVMEVTDGLGVDLILNSINRVTAQADLSMLAFGGQLACIAGAPETVADFQPSHKTFTVHKLMLGGAHVSGDDRAERDLARMAEEFMKLMLDKKVDPMVNEVISLEQVPEALIRLSQRHVRGKIVVKL from the coding sequence ATGAAAGCATTAGTATTAAACGAACCGGGGAAACCGGATACTCTGACAATAACGGAATTACCTCTGCCCAAGCCCGGAACGGGTGAAATTCGGGTGCGTGTAGGGGCGGCAAGCTTGAATCCAATTGACTATAAGGTCTCTTTAAACGGCCATCCGGATTGGGTGTATCCATTTGTGCTCGGCGTGGATGTAGCTGGGACAATAGATGAAATTGGAGAAGGAGTCACGAACTGGTCTGTCGGAGATCGGATTGTATATCACGGGAACTTCTCTAAGCCAGGTGGGTATGCAGAGTATAGCGTAACAACAGCACATACGGTTGCCGCTGTACCGGATGGGATATCGTTTGTGGAAGCGGCAGCTTTCCCGTGTGCGGGGCTAACGGCTTATCAAGCTCTACATAGAAAAATGCATATGCAAAAGGGCCATTCTATCCTGATTCACGCCGGTGCCGGGGGTGTCGGCGGCTATGCGATCCAACTGGCCAAAGCATTCGGCGCTTCCAACATCATGACGACGGCATCACCCGGCAGCTTGGATTATGTCAAGACCTTAGGCGCCCATGTTGTGATCGACTACAACAACGAGAACGTGCATGATCGAGTCATGGAAGTTACTGATGGTTTAGGGGTCGACCTTATTCTGAATTCCATTAACCGGGTGACTGCACAGGCCGATTTGTCTATGCTGGCGTTTGGAGGTCAATTGGCGTGTATCGCAGGAGCGCCTGAGACGGTTGCCGATTTTCAGCCTTCGCACAAAACGTTCACGGTTCACAAATTGATGTTAGGCGGAGCTCATGTGTCAGGAGACGACAGGGCAGAGAGAGACCTTGCTCGGATGGCAGAAGAATTCATGAAGCTGATGCTGGATAAGAAAGTGGATCCGATGGTGAATGAGGTCATATCCTTGGAACAAGTTCCAGAAGCGCTTATCCGATTATCTCAAAGACATGTACGAGGAAAAATCGTAGTTAAACTGTAA
- a CDS encoding group 1 truncated hemoglobin produces the protein MSTESNLYNKLGGEEAITKVVDYFYKLILADDTVNQYFINTDMEKQRRHQTKFISYALGGPNSYSGHSMAKAHEGLNLQPVHFNAIAKHLHDALAHFNVSEQDIDQVLSQVATLKDDILYK, from the coding sequence ATGTCGACGGAATCAAACTTATATAACAAATTGGGAGGAGAGGAAGCCATCACCAAAGTGGTCGATTATTTTTACAAGCTTATTTTAGCGGATGATACGGTAAATCAATATTTTATAAATACCGATATGGAAAAGCAGCGTAGGCATCAAACGAAATTCATCAGCTATGCATTGGGCGGACCCAACTCATATTCAGGGCATTCGATGGCCAAAGCTCATGAAGGATTAAACCTGCAGCCTGTTCATTTCAACGCGATTGCAAAACATCTTCATGATGCGCTTGCCCACTTTAACGTTAGTGAACAAGATATTGATCAAGTATTAAGTCAAGTGGCCACCTTGAAGGATGACATCCTTTACAAATAA
- a CDS encoding NUDIX domain-containing protein — MEAKYCMSCGCALEIREIEGISRRACPECSFVHWGNYSIGVGALVVKDGKVLLVRRAQDPGKGYWTNPGGYIEQFEMIHETIRREVLEESGVEAVVKSVVAVRDQPRNIHNVYIAFTMEYVGGEPTPDGVEVDAAGFYTLQEMETMNVAPFTRWLVDVAVRAKTVGLVADEQPIVPLAGNVLFRV; from the coding sequence TTGGAAGCAAAATATTGCATGTCATGCGGATGCGCATTGGAAATAAGGGAGATTGAAGGTATTTCGAGAAGGGCTTGCCCCGAGTGCAGCTTCGTTCATTGGGGAAATTACAGTATTGGCGTCGGGGCGCTCGTGGTAAAAGACGGCAAGGTGCTGCTCGTTCGCAGAGCCCAGGATCCGGGGAAAGGATATTGGACCAACCCGGGTGGATATATTGAACAGTTTGAAATGATCCATGAAACGATCCGAAGGGAAGTACTGGAGGAATCGGGCGTCGAGGCTGTAGTGAAAAGCGTGGTAGCCGTCCGGGATCAACCGAGAAATATACATAACGTCTATATCGCCTTCACCATGGAATATGTGGGAGGTGAACCGACACCGGATGGTGTGGAAGTAGATGCTGCCGGTTTCTACACACTGCAGGAGATGGAGACGATGAATGTCGCGCCGTTTACACGTTGGCTCGTCGACGTAGCCGTACGGGCCAAAACGGTAGGGTTGGTAGCGGATGAGCAGCCGATCGTTCCTCTCGCTGGCAATGTCTTATTCCGGGTTTAA